A window of Rhodococcus sp. SGAir0479 contains these coding sequences:
- a CDS encoding Hsp20/alpha crystallin family protein, which translates to MLRFDPFTDVDALTRSLMSNAVGTSRVPQFMPMDLYRVDDHYVLHADLPGVDPGSVDVDVENGTLTLTAHRSAPSEEHVQWLASERFSGTYRRQLSLGEGVDAENISATYENGVLTVMIPVAERAKPRKIEVTRLASDAPRTIEAGKGDTST; encoded by the coding sequence GTGCTTCGCTTCGATCCCTTCACCGATGTCGACGCACTCACTCGCAGCCTGATGTCCAATGCCGTGGGTACCTCGCGTGTCCCGCAGTTCATGCCCATGGATCTCTACCGCGTCGACGACCACTACGTGCTCCACGCCGATCTGCCCGGCGTCGATCCGGGCTCGGTGGACGTGGACGTCGAGAACGGCACGCTCACGCTGACCGCGCACCGCAGTGCGCCCTCGGAGGAGCACGTGCAGTGGCTCGCGTCCGAACGGTTCAGCGGGACGTACCGGCGGCAGTTGTCCCTCGGCGAGGGCGTGGACGCCGAAAATATCTCTGCCACATACGAGAACGGCGTCCTGACCGTGATGATCCCGGTCGCCGAGCGGGCCAAGCCGCGCAAGATCGAGGTCACGCGACTCGCGTCCGACGCCCCGCGCACCATCGAGGCCGGAAAGGGAGACACGTCGACCTGA
- a CDS encoding succinate dehydrogenase/fumarate reductase iron-sulfur subunit — MGYDARFRVWRGDASGGGLQDYTVEVNEGEVVLDIIHRIQATRAPDLAVRWNCKAGKCGSCSAEVNGRPKLMCMTRMSTFAEDEVVTVTPVRTFPVIRDLVTDVSFNYAKAREIPAFAPPAGLGPGEYRMKQEDVARSQEFRKCIECFLCQNVCHVIRDHEENKEAFAGPRYLMRIAELEMHPLDSADRRDAAQSEFGLGLCNITKCCTDVCPENIHITDNALIPMKERVADRRYDPVVWLGNKLFRRKDR; from the coding sequence ATGGGCTACGACGCGAGGTTCCGGGTGTGGCGCGGCGACGCGTCCGGCGGCGGCCTGCAGGACTACACCGTGGAGGTCAACGAGGGCGAGGTGGTGCTCGACATCATCCACCGCATCCAGGCCACGCGAGCGCCCGACCTGGCGGTGCGCTGGAACTGCAAGGCCGGTAAGTGCGGCTCGTGTTCGGCGGAGGTCAACGGTCGGCCCAAGCTGATGTGCATGACACGGATGTCGACCTTCGCCGAGGACGAGGTCGTCACGGTCACCCCGGTGCGCACGTTCCCGGTGATCCGGGACCTCGTCACCGATGTCTCGTTCAACTACGCCAAGGCACGTGAGATCCCGGCGTTCGCGCCCCCTGCGGGGCTGGGTCCGGGGGAGTACCGGATGAAGCAGGAGGACGTCGCGCGTTCGCAGGAGTTCCGCAAGTGCATCGAGTGCTTCCTGTGCCAGAACGTCTGCCACGTTATCCGCGACCACGAGGAGAACAAGGAGGCCTTCGCCGGGCCCCGCTACCTCATGCGCATCGCGGAACTCGAGATGCATCCACTCGACTCCGCGGATCGCCGTGACGCCGCGCAATCCGAGTTCGGGCTGGGACTGTGCAACATCACCAAGTGCTGCACGGACGTGTGCCCCGAGAACATCCACATCACCGACAACGCGTTGATCCCGATGAAGGAACGCGTCGCGGACCGGCGCTACGACCCGGTCGTGTGGCTGGGGAACAAGCTCTTCCGGCGCAAGGACCGCTGA
- a CDS encoding fumarate reductase/succinate dehydrogenase flavoprotein subunit codes for MVDIERHSYDVVVIGAGGAGLRAVIEARERGLSVAVVCKSLFGKAHTVMAEGGCAAAMGNANSKDNWQVHFRDTMRGGKFLNNWRMAELHAREAPDRVWELETYGALFDRTEDGRISQRNFGGHTYPRLAHVGDRTGLELIRTMQQKIVSLQQEDFAATGDYEARVRVFAECTVTDLLKDGDRIAGAFGYWRESGRFVVFEAPAIVMATGGIGKSFKVTSNSWEYTGDGHALALRAGANLINMEFVQFHPTGMVWPPSVNGILVTEGVRGDGGVLKNSEGERFMFSYIPPVFKGQYAETAEEADRWYEDPDANRRTPDLLPRDEVARAINSEVKAGRSTPHGGVYLDIASRMPAAEIVRRLPSMHHQFKELADVDITKEQMEVGPTCHYVMGGIEVDPDTGSSTVAGLFAAGECSGGMHGSNRLGGNSLSDLLVFGRRAGLGAADYVQSLGARPVIADADVTAAARAAVAPFDPPESGAGENPYALHTELQQTMNDLVGIIRSEPEVERAIAALDDVKSRLPGVTVEGHRQFNPGWHLALDLRNMVLVSECVARAALMRTESRGGHTRDDYPDMDPEWRSTLLVCSTVSGDPVLDEPGAVPDVIVTREQQPPMRADLLALFDIDELGKYYTDAEIAGHPGRTA; via the coding sequence ATGGTGGACATCGAACGGCACAGCTACGACGTGGTCGTCATCGGCGCCGGAGGGGCCGGGCTGCGCGCGGTGATCGAGGCCCGCGAGCGGGGACTGTCGGTGGCGGTGGTGTGCAAGTCGCTGTTCGGCAAGGCGCACACCGTCATGGCCGAGGGGGGCTGTGCGGCCGCGATGGGCAACGCGAACTCGAAGGACAACTGGCAGGTCCACTTTCGCGACACGATGCGCGGGGGCAAGTTTCTCAACAACTGGCGGATGGCCGAACTGCACGCCCGCGAGGCGCCGGACCGGGTATGGGAGCTCGAGACCTACGGGGCGCTGTTCGACCGCACCGAGGACGGCCGCATCAGCCAGCGGAACTTCGGCGGGCACACCTACCCGCGGCTCGCGCACGTCGGCGACCGTACCGGGCTCGAACTGATCCGCACGATGCAGCAGAAGATCGTCTCACTCCAGCAGGAGGACTTCGCCGCGACCGGGGACTACGAGGCCCGCGTGCGGGTGTTCGCCGAGTGCACGGTGACCGACCTGCTCAAGGACGGGGACCGGATCGCGGGCGCCTTCGGTTACTGGCGGGAGTCGGGCCGTTTCGTGGTGTTCGAGGCGCCCGCCATCGTGATGGCGACCGGCGGCATCGGCAAGTCGTTCAAGGTGACGTCCAACTCGTGGGAGTACACCGGCGACGGCCACGCGCTCGCGCTCCGTGCCGGCGCGAATCTCATCAACATGGAGTTCGTCCAGTTCCACCCCACCGGGATGGTCTGGCCGCCCAGCGTCAACGGCATCCTCGTGACCGAGGGGGTGCGCGGGGACGGCGGGGTCCTCAAGAACTCCGAGGGGGAGCGGTTCATGTTCTCCTACATTCCCCCGGTCTTCAAAGGTCAGTATGCGGAGACCGCGGAGGAGGCCGACCGCTGGTACGAGGACCCGGACGCCAACCGGCGCACTCCGGACCTGCTGCCGCGCGACGAGGTCGCCCGAGCCATCAACTCCGAGGTCAAGGCCGGGCGGTCCACCCCGCACGGCGGGGTCTACCTCGACATCGCGTCCCGCATGCCAGCGGCCGAGATCGTCCGCCGGCTGCCGTCGATGCACCACCAGTTCAAGGAACTCGCCGACGTCGACATCACCAAGGAGCAGATGGAGGTCGGCCCCACGTGCCACTACGTGATGGGCGGAATCGAGGTCGACCCCGACACCGGTTCCTCCACGGTCGCAGGGCTCTTCGCGGCGGGGGAGTGCTCGGGCGGCATGCACGGTTCCAACCGGCTGGGCGGCAACTCGCTGTCCGACCTGCTGGTCTTCGGGCGCCGCGCGGGGCTCGGCGCGGCCGACTACGTGCAGTCGCTCGGGGCGCGCCCGGTCATTGCCGACGCCGACGTCACCGCCGCGGCGCGGGCGGCCGTCGCCCCGTTCGATCCTCCCGAGTCCGGTGCCGGGGAGAACCCCTACGCCCTCCACACGGAACTGCAGCAGACGATGAACGACCTGGTCGGCATCATCCGGAGCGAGCCGGAGGTGGAGCGGGCGATCGCCGCGCTCGACGACGTCAAGTCGCGGTTGCCCGGAGTGACGGTCGAAGGGCACCGGCAGTTCAATCCCGGTTGGCACCTCGCGCTCGACCTGCGCAACATGGTGCTGGTCAGCGAGTGCGTTGCACGGGCCGCCCTCATGCGCACCGAGAGCCGCGGCGGGCACACTCGCGACGACTACCCGGACATGGATCCGGAGTGGCGATCGACGCTTCTGGTGTGCAGCACGGTGTCGGGTGACCCGGTGCTGGACGAGCCCGGCGCGGTGCCCGACGTCATCGTCACCCGCGAGCAGCAACCCCCGATGCGAGCCGACCTGTTGGCGCTGTTCGACATCGACGAACTGGGCAAGTACTACACGGACGCCGAGATCGCCGGGCATCCGGGAAGGACGGCCTGA
- a CDS encoding TIGR03619 family F420-dependent LLM class oxidoreductase — protein sequence MRFTYAESMTDPDFYVPLAQAAERVGFDSMTIADSICYPEESDSVYPYTPDGSREFLENKPFVEAMILATALGMATSTLRFTTFVLKLPVRPPVLVAKQAASVAYLTGNRLRLGVGVSPWPDDFQALGVPWERRGRRTDEAIDIVRGLTGGGYFEYHGEIFDVPSIKLNPVPSRPIPILIGGHSEAALRRAVVRGDGWTHAGGDPEELDRMLEKLQKLRAAEGKADSPFEIHVASADGFTVDGVARLEDKGVTDVIVGFRNAYEVAPDTEPLAQKIAKLEHYAETVIDRSS from the coding sequence GTGCGTTTCACCTATGCGGAGTCGATGACCGACCCCGACTTCTACGTGCCGCTCGCACAGGCGGCCGAACGGGTCGGATTCGACTCGATGACCATCGCCGACAGCATCTGCTACCCGGAGGAGTCCGACTCCGTCTACCCGTACACACCCGACGGCAGCCGTGAGTTCCTCGAGAACAAGCCGTTCGTGGAGGCGATGATCCTGGCGACGGCACTGGGCATGGCGACCAGCACGCTGCGGTTCACCACCTTCGTGCTCAAGCTGCCCGTGCGCCCTCCGGTACTGGTGGCCAAGCAGGCCGCCTCGGTGGCCTACCTGACCGGCAACCGGCTGCGACTGGGCGTCGGAGTGAGCCCGTGGCCCGACGACTTCCAGGCCCTGGGAGTGCCGTGGGAGCGGCGCGGGCGGCGGACGGACGAGGCGATCGACATCGTCCGGGGCCTCACCGGCGGCGGCTACTTCGAGTACCACGGCGAGATCTTCGACGTACCGTCCATCAAGCTGAATCCCGTCCCGAGCCGGCCCATACCGATCCTGATCGGCGGACACAGCGAGGCCGCGCTCCGTCGCGCGGTGGTGCGCGGAGACGGGTGGACGCACGCCGGCGGTGATCCCGAGGAGCTCGATCGGATGCTCGAGAAGCTGCAGAAGCTGCGCGCGGCAGAAGGCAAGGCGGACAGCCCGTTCGAGATCCACGTCGCGTCCGCGGACGGGTTCACGGTCGACGGGGTCGCCCGCCTCGAGGACAAGGGGGTCACCGACGTCATCGTGGGCTTCCGCAATGCGTACGAGGTCGCCCCCGACACCGAACCGCTGGCGCAGAAGATCGCCAAGCTGGAGCACTACGCGGAGACCGTGATCGACCGGTCATCCTGA
- the ahpC gene encoding alkyl hydroperoxide reductase subunit C: MALINKQIKPFSATAYKNGAFIDVSDEDVKGKWAIFFFYPADFTFVCPTELGDLADHYEELQRLGVEVFSVSTDTHFTHKAWHDSSDTIGKIQYAMIGDPTLEISTNFEVLRENQGLADRGTFLVDPDGVIQFTEVTAEGIGRNAAELVRKVKAAQYVRSHPGEVCPAKWEEGEDTLAPSLDLVGKI; encoded by the coding sequence ATGGCCCTGATCAACAAGCAGATCAAGCCCTTCTCCGCGACCGCGTACAAGAACGGCGCGTTCATCGATGTGTCCGACGAGGACGTCAAGGGCAAGTGGGCGATCTTCTTCTTCTACCCGGCCGACTTCACCTTCGTCTGCCCGACGGAGCTCGGTGACCTTGCCGATCACTACGAGGAGTTGCAGCGTCTCGGCGTCGAGGTCTTCTCGGTGTCCACCGACACGCACTTCACGCACAAGGCGTGGCACGACTCTTCCGACACGATCGGCAAGATCCAGTACGCGATGATCGGCGACCCGACCCTCGAGATCAGCACCAACTTCGAGGTGCTCCGCGAGAACCAGGGCCTGGCCGACCGCGGCACGTTCCTGGTCGACCCGGACGGCGTCATCCAGTTCACCGAGGTCACCGCGGAGGGCATCGGCCGCAACGCCGCCGAGCTGGTCCGCAAGGTCAAGGCCGCCCAGTACGTCCGCTCGCACCCGGGCGAGGTCTGCCCGGCCAAGTGGGAAGAGGGCGAGGACACCCTCGCTCCGTCGCTGGATCTCGTCGGCAAGATCTGA
- the ahpF gene encoding alkyl hydroperoxide reductase subunit F, giving the protein MLDASLAGQLKSLLERLTLPIELVSSLDDGPKSAELAELLTEIAAMSDKITYDRLDDDERRPSFAIRRVGTDIEVRFAGIPLGHEFTSLALALLQVGGYPSKEAPELLEQVRDLEGTFHFETYFSLSCQNCPDVVQALNLMSVLNANISHVAIDGALFQDEVDGRQVMAVPTVYLNGELFDSGRMSLEEIVRKLDVGAADRAAAAIAEKDPFDVLVVGGGPAGAAASIYAARKGIRTGIAAERFGGQVLDTMAIENYISVPYTEGPKFGAALEDHVRQYDVDIMNTQRAAKLVPAATDNGLVEVELEGGSSLLARTVVLSTGARWRSMNVPGETEYRNKGVTYCPHCDGPLFKGKRVAVIGGGNSGVEAAIDLAGIVAHVTLIEFDSALRADEVLQRKLRSLPNVDILLSSLTTEVIGDGGKVTGLSYKDRTTDESRTLELEGVFVQIGLLPNTEWLKGSIELSPRGEIVVDDRGQTSVPGVFAAGDCTTVPYKQIVIAAGAGATAALSAFDHLIRTSAPESESAAVTG; this is encoded by the coding sequence ATGCTCGACGCTTCCCTCGCCGGCCAACTGAAGTCCCTTCTCGAGCGGCTGACCCTGCCGATCGAGCTCGTGTCCTCCCTCGATGACGGACCCAAGTCGGCCGAACTCGCCGAACTGCTCACCGAGATCGCGGCGATGTCGGACAAGATCACCTACGACCGTCTCGACGACGACGAGCGTCGACCTTCGTTCGCCATCCGCCGCGTCGGCACCGACATCGAGGTCCGCTTCGCCGGCATCCCGCTGGGCCACGAGTTCACCTCGCTCGCGCTCGCGCTGCTCCAGGTCGGCGGCTACCCGTCGAAGGAAGCGCCCGAGCTGCTCGAGCAGGTCCGCGACCTCGAGGGCACGTTCCACTTCGAGACCTACTTCTCCCTGTCGTGCCAGAACTGCCCCGACGTGGTGCAGGCACTGAACCTGATGTCGGTGCTGAACGCCAACATCAGCCACGTCGCGATCGACGGCGCGCTGTTCCAGGACGAGGTCGACGGTCGCCAGGTCATGGCGGTTCCCACTGTCTACCTCAACGGCGAGCTGTTCGACTCGGGCCGGATGAGCCTCGAGGAGATCGTCCGCAAGCTCGACGTGGGTGCGGCGGACCGTGCCGCCGCCGCGATCGCCGAGAAGGATCCGTTCGACGTGCTCGTCGTCGGCGGTGGCCCGGCCGGCGCCGCCGCGTCGATCTACGCCGCCCGCAAGGGCATTCGCACCGGCATCGCCGCCGAGCGGTTCGGCGGTCAGGTGCTCGACACGATGGCGATCGAGAACTACATCTCGGTGCCCTACACCGAGGGACCGAAGTTCGGCGCCGCGCTCGAGGACCACGTCCGACAGTACGACGTCGACATCATGAATACCCAGCGGGCCGCCAAGCTGGTCCCGGCCGCCACCGACAACGGCCTGGTCGAGGTGGAGCTCGAGGGCGGCTCGTCCCTGCTGGCCCGTACCGTGGTCCTGTCGACCGGTGCGCGCTGGCGCTCGATGAACGTGCCCGGCGAGACCGAGTACCGCAACAAGGGCGTCACGTACTGCCCGCACTGCGACGGCCCGCTGTTCAAGGGCAAGCGCGTCGCCGTGATCGGTGGCGGCAACTCGGGTGTCGAGGCCGCGATCGACCTCGCCGGCATCGTCGCGCACGTGACGCTGATCGAGTTCGATTCGGCGCTGCGCGCCGACGAGGTGCTCCAGCGCAAGCTGCGGAGTCTGCCCAACGTCGACATCCTGCTGAGCTCGCTCACCACCGAGGTGATCGGCGACGGCGGCAAGGTGACCGGCCTCAGCTACAAGGACCGCACCACCGACGAGTCCCGCACGCTCGAACTCGAGGGCGTGTTCGTGCAGATCGGCCTGCTGCCCAACACCGAGTGGTTGAAGGGGAGCATCGAGCTGTCGCCGCGCGGCGAGATCGTCGTCGACGATCGCGGTCAGACGTCCGTGCCCGGCGTGTTCGCCGCGGGCGACTGCACCACGGTGCCGTACAAGCAGATCGTCATCGCCGCCGGTGCCGGCGCGACCGCGGCACTGTCCGCGTTCGACCACCTCATCCGCACCAGCGCACCGGAGAGCGAGTCGGCGGCCGTGACCGGCTAG
- the bioD gene encoding dethiobiotin synthase: MSVLLVSGTSTDVGKTVVTAALAAAVLRSGCSVAVCKPAQTGEMPGAPGDLAEVVRLAGDATTVELARYPEPLAPDTAARRAGQPMVTRDEVVSAVRELDARHDVTLVEGAGGLLVRLGADGFTVRDVAADLNAPVVVVAAPGLGTLNHCALTAEALASAGVPCSGFVLGSWPNDPDLAARCNLEDLPAVTGSPLVGRVPHGVAGPDVTAFRAGATGWFDPDWLRAALLTR, encoded by the coding sequence GTGAGCGTCCTGCTGGTGTCCGGAACGTCCACCGACGTCGGCAAGACGGTCGTCACGGCGGCCCTGGCCGCGGCGGTGCTTCGGAGCGGATGTTCGGTGGCGGTGTGCAAGCCCGCCCAGACCGGTGAGATGCCCGGCGCCCCGGGCGATCTGGCCGAGGTCGTCCGGCTGGCCGGGGACGCCACGACCGTCGAGCTGGCGCGCTATCCCGAACCACTCGCCCCGGACACGGCCGCTCGGCGCGCCGGGCAACCGATGGTGACCCGGGACGAGGTCGTGTCGGCGGTGCGGGAACTCGATGCGCGACACGACGTGACGCTCGTCGAGGGTGCCGGCGGGTTGTTGGTCCGTCTCGGCGCCGACGGATTCACCGTGCGCGATGTGGCCGCGGACTTGAACGCACCGGTCGTGGTGGTGGCGGCGCCGGGTCTCGGTACGCTCAACCACTGCGCGCTCACCGCCGAGGCGCTCGCCTCCGCGGGCGTACCCTGCAGCGGCTTCGTGCTCGGGTCGTGGCCGAATGATCCCGACCTGGCGGCCCGCTGCAATCTCGAGGACCTGCCGGCGGTCACGGGCTCGCCGCTGGTCGGACGCGTACCGCACGGTGTCGCGGGGCCCGACGTCACAGCGTTCCGGGCGGGGGCCACGGGGTGGTTCGACCCGGACTGGCTTCGCGCAGCACTGCTCACACGATGA
- a CDS encoding 8-amino-7-oxononanoate synthase: MVLRVGNDHAENDAGTVLDWLDDVETARRAAGLRRVLRPRREDDPVTDLASNDYLGLVRHPEVIAGAVDAVRRWGGGATGSRLVTGTTSDHDLLERELARFVGAEAGLVFASGYAANLGAVTALSGPGSLVVSDAGCHASLVDACRLSRARVVVAPHADVDFLRRTLAEREEDRALVLTDSVFSADGDLAPLARMHRVCREHGAVLVVDEAHGLGVRGRGGRGLVAEVGLAGEPDVVVTATLSKSLASQGGAVLASARVRAHLVDAARTFIFDTGLAPAAVGAARAALSVLVREPERATAVLDRARDLARITGGAEPESAVVSVVLGDPDVAVAAAAACRDRGLHVGCFRPPSVPEGTSRLRLTARATLGESEMAHIETVLAEVLSGLQVGAPA; encoded by the coding sequence ATGGTGCTGCGGGTGGGTAATGATCACGCCGAGAACGATGCAGGCACCGTGCTGGACTGGCTGGACGACGTCGAGACGGCGCGCCGCGCGGCCGGACTGCGCCGAGTGCTCCGGCCTCGCCGCGAGGACGACCCGGTGACCGACCTGGCGTCGAACGACTACCTGGGTCTGGTGCGCCACCCCGAGGTGATCGCGGGTGCCGTGGACGCGGTCCGCCGATGGGGCGGGGGAGCGACCGGCTCGCGGCTGGTGACGGGCACGACGTCGGACCACGACCTCCTCGAGCGCGAGTTGGCGCGCTTCGTCGGCGCCGAAGCGGGGCTCGTCTTCGCCAGCGGCTATGCCGCCAATCTCGGTGCCGTGACGGCACTGTCGGGTCCCGGATCGCTCGTCGTCTCCGACGCCGGCTGCCATGCCTCCCTCGTCGACGCGTGCCGGCTGTCGCGGGCACGGGTGGTCGTCGCGCCGCACGCCGACGTCGACTTCCTGCGCCGCACCCTGGCCGAGCGGGAGGAGGACCGCGCCCTCGTGCTCACCGACTCCGTCTTCAGTGCCGACGGCGACCTCGCGCCACTGGCACGGATGCACCGAGTGTGCCGCGAACACGGCGCCGTCCTGGTGGTCGACGAGGCCCACGGCCTCGGCGTCCGCGGCCGCGGCGGGCGGGGGCTGGTCGCCGAGGTGGGCCTGGCCGGGGAGCCGGACGTCGTCGTCACCGCGACGCTCTCGAAGTCCCTCGCCAGTCAGGGCGGCGCGGTGCTCGCGTCGGCGCGGGTGCGGGCGCACCTCGTCGACGCGGCGCGGACGTTCATCTTCGACACGGGACTGGCGCCGGCGGCGGTGGGCGCGGCGCGAGCCGCGCTGTCCGTGCTGGTCCGCGAGCCCGAGCGGGCGACCGCGGTCCTGGACCGCGCCCGGGACCTCGCGCGGATCACCGGCGGCGCGGAGCCCGAATCCGCCGTCGTGTCTGTCGTGCTGGGGGACCCGGACGTCGCGGTCGCGGCGGCCGCGGCGTGCCGCGACCGGGGACTGCACGTGGGTTGTTTCCGGCCGCCGTCGGTGCCGGAGGGCACGTCGCGATTGCGCCTGACCGCGCGCGCGACACTCGGGGAGTCCGAGATGGCGCACATCGAAACCGTTCTGGCCGAAGTGCTTTCCGGCCTGCAGGTGGGGGCCCCGGCGTGA
- a CDS encoding adenosylmethionine--8-amino-7-oxononanoate transaminase, producing MPSERIVQLDTTHLWHPYGAFPASTAPLVVESASGARLTLADGTELVDGMSSWWSAVHGYRHPVLDAAVTDQLGRMSHVMFGGLTHAPAARLAELLVEITPAGLDKVFLADSGSVSVEVAVKMCLQYWRSRGRPDKHRLITWRGGYHGDTFAPMSVCDPDGGMHSMWTDVLARQVFAPAPPRDFDPSYVAEFERTVGEHRDELAAVIVEPVVQGAGGMRFHHPHYLSELRRICDEYDLLLVFDEIATGFGRTGELFAADHARVAPDVMCVGKALTGGYLTLAATLCTTEVAETISAGEAGGVMHGPTFMGNPMACAVAVAAVELLLSRDWRSEVAALGAGLERGLAAARDVPGVVDVRVLGGIGVVELDAPVDMQTATDAAVGAGVWLRPFRNLIYAMPPYVCTAAEVEGIAAGMVAAARSQSQTSVEM from the coding sequence ATGCCCTCCGAACGGATCGTCCAGCTCGACACGACGCACCTGTGGCACCCCTACGGTGCGTTCCCGGCATCGACCGCCCCGCTCGTCGTCGAGTCCGCGTCCGGTGCCCGGCTGACCCTCGCCGACGGCACCGAGCTGGTCGACGGCATGAGTTCGTGGTGGTCGGCGGTCCACGGCTACCGCCACCCGGTGCTCGATGCGGCCGTCACCGACCAGCTCGGCCGGATGAGCCACGTGATGTTCGGGGGCCTCACCCACGCGCCGGCCGCGCGGCTCGCCGAACTGCTGGTCGAGATCACCCCCGCGGGCCTGGACAAGGTCTTCCTCGCCGACTCCGGGTCCGTGTCGGTGGAGGTGGCCGTGAAGATGTGTCTGCAGTACTGGCGGAGCAGGGGCAGGCCCGACAAGCATCGCCTGATCACGTGGCGGGGCGGCTACCACGGGGACACCTTCGCACCGATGAGCGTGTGCGACCCCGACGGCGGCATGCATTCGATGTGGACCGACGTGCTGGCGCGGCAGGTGTTCGCACCGGCGCCACCGCGGGACTTCGACCCGTCCTACGTCGCCGAGTTCGAGCGGACCGTCGGCGAGCACCGGGACGAACTGGCGGCGGTCATCGTCGAGCCGGTGGTGCAGGGCGCCGGCGGAATGCGGTTCCACCACCCCCACTACCTGAGCGAACTTCGACGCATCTGCGACGAGTACGACCTGCTGCTGGTGTTCGACGAGATCGCGACCGGCTTCGGTCGCACCGGCGAGCTGTTCGCGGCCGATCACGCCCGGGTGGCGCCCGACGTGATGTGTGTCGGCAAGGCCCTCACGGGCGGCTACCTCACGCTGGCCGCGACACTGTGCACCACCGAGGTGGCCGAGACGATCAGCGCCGGCGAGGCCGGCGGCGTCATGCACGGTCCGACGTTCATGGGCAACCCGATGGCGTGCGCGGTCGCGGTGGCGGCGGTGGAGCTGTTGCTCTCGCGGGACTGGCGAAGCGAGGTGGCGGCGCTCGGGGCGGGCCTCGAGCGCGGTCTCGCGGCCGCGCGGGATGTGCCGGGGGTGGTGGACGTCCGGGTGCTCGGCGGCATCGGGGTCGTCGAGCTCGACGCCCCGGTGGACATGCAGACGGCGACCGACGCCGCGGTCGGGGCGGGGGTGTGGCTGCGACCGTTCCGGAACCTGATCTACGCGATGCCGCCGTACGTGTGCACCGCCGCGGAGGTCGAGGGCATCGCAGCCGGGATGGTTGCCGCCGCGCGCAGCCAGTCGCAGACCTCCGTCGAAATGTGA